A genome region from Pseudomonas helmanticensis includes the following:
- a CDS encoding glycosyltransferase family 4 protein: MTRLLVECTHVFKHPKVNSGIQRVVRNVIKQLPPSAEGVECMPVILLNGQLYRVQRLAPLDTPLFNALATFGERLQRLAHRFWQGHQRLDTRSSSKLLRRGLYVAYRLTSFGLFGLPLRLIGAINHTQLLKRCSPLQHQPGDQLVLLDSSWHSDFFAHVERLKRDGVGIIAVIYDLIPLTHPQFYDTRLVQVFSEWFDWVSRTADGFMAISATVRDQVREELQQRIGSAQADKRWLDFFHLGSELDLHSNEATVEPRLREMFAIAEPVFLMVSTIEPRKNHGYLLDAFERAWAAGSNARLCIAGRVGWKCEVLLERVRAHPQLNQRLFMFNDLSDTSLEHAYAHSKALVFPSFVEGFGLPLVEAMQRGLPAMASDIAVFREIGGEFMAYFDLQAPQSLADLIAAFESSGQFPAARDVADWTWIGWREASEQLAERSVRHVLEAPAAPARQHAHCP, translated from the coding sequence ATGACTCGCTTGCTGGTGGAATGCACCCACGTGTTCAAGCACCCGAAAGTCAACTCGGGAATCCAGCGCGTGGTGCGCAATGTCATCAAACAGTTGCCGCCGAGCGCCGAAGGCGTCGAATGCATGCCGGTGATCCTGCTCAATGGCCAACTCTATCGCGTACAGCGCCTGGCGCCGCTCGACACCCCGCTGTTCAATGCCCTGGCGACGTTCGGCGAACGCCTGCAACGCCTCGCGCATCGATTCTGGCAAGGGCACCAGCGCCTCGACACCCGGAGCAGCTCGAAACTGCTGCGACGCGGGCTGTATGTTGCCTATCGCCTGACGTCATTCGGTTTGTTCGGTTTACCGCTGCGGCTGATTGGCGCCATCAACCACACGCAACTGCTCAAGCGCTGCTCACCGCTGCAACATCAGCCCGGTGATCAACTGGTGCTGCTGGATTCCTCCTGGCACTCGGATTTTTTTGCCCACGTCGAACGACTCAAGCGCGATGGCGTTGGCATCATCGCGGTGATCTACGACCTGATCCCGCTGACTCATCCGCAGTTCTACGACACGCGCCTGGTGCAGGTTTTCAGCGAGTGGTTCGACTGGGTCAGCCGCACCGCCGATGGTTTTATGGCGATCTCCGCGACCGTACGTGATCAGGTGCGTGAGGAACTGCAACAGCGCATCGGCTCCGCGCAGGCTGACAAGCGCTGGCTGGATTTTTTCCACCTCGGCTCCGAGCTGGACTTGCACAGCAACGAGGCAACGGTCGAACCGCGCCTGCGCGAAATGTTCGCCATAGCCGAGCCGGTGTTCCTGATGGTCAGCACCATTGAGCCACGCAAGAACCACGGCTATTTGCTCGACGCCTTTGAGCGCGCCTGGGCTGCAGGCTCAAATGCCCGCCTGTGCATCGCCGGGCGTGTCGGCTGGAAGTGCGAGGTCCTGCTTGAGCGGGTGCGCGCTCACCCGCAGCTGAATCAGCGGCTGTTCATGTTCAACGACCTGAGCGATACCAGCCTCGAACACGCCTACGCCCATTCCAAGGCACTGGTTTTCCCCTCGTTCGTCGAAGGCTTCGGCCTGCCACTGGTGGAGGCCATGCAGCGCGGTCTGCCGGCAATGGCCAGCGATATCGCAGTGTTCCGCGAAATCGGCGGTGAGTTCATGGCGTACTTCGATCTGCAAGCGCCGCAAAGCCTTGCCGATCTGATCGCAGCCTTCGAAAGCAGCGGCCAGTTCCCCGCCGCCCGCGATGTCGCGGACTGGACCTGGATCGGCTGGCGCGAAGCCAGCGAGCAACTGGCCGAACGCAGTGTGCGTCATGTCCTGGAAGCGCCAGCGGCGCCAGCGAGGCAGCATGCGCATTGCCCTTAA
- a CDS encoding glycosyltransferase family 4 protein yields MRVLHFFKTYLPDSVGGIEQVIFQLCESGAKHGIDGQVLTLSADPTPPVVKLGQHEVHRAKLDIQFASTGFSWSVFKQFREMAAEADVVNYHFPWPFMDLVHFASATNKPSVVTYHSDIIRQKHLLKLYRPLMNRFLASADRIVAASPNYLHTSDVLQQFQDKTRVIPYGLNKAGYPQADSERMNRWRQQLGDKFFLFVGVMRYYKGLHILLEALKDVDYPVVIVGAGPLEQELHAQAAALGLRNIHFLGRLGDEDKVALLQLSYAIVFPSHLRSEAFGISLLEGAMYGKPMISSEIGTGTSYINIHNETGLVVPPSNPRAFREAMRTLWEDPVRAAAMGVKAEARYRQLFTADEMGRKWTELYQELLEEKSLSYA; encoded by the coding sequence ATGCGCGTACTTCATTTTTTCAAGACTTACCTGCCTGATTCGGTCGGCGGCATCGAACAAGTGATCTTCCAGCTGTGCGAGAGCGGCGCCAAACATGGCATCGACGGCCAGGTGCTGACGCTCAGCGCCGACCCGACGCCGCCGGTGGTGAAACTCGGTCAGCACGAAGTGCACCGCGCCAAACTTGATATCCAGTTCGCCTCCACCGGTTTCTCCTGGAGCGTGTTCAAGCAGTTTCGCGAAATGGCCGCCGAGGCCGACGTGGTCAACTACCACTTCCCGTGGCCGTTCATGGACCTGGTGCATTTCGCCAGCGCAACGAACAAGCCCAGTGTCGTCACCTACCACTCGGACATCATTCGCCAGAAGCACCTGCTCAAACTCTATCGTCCGCTGATGAACCGCTTCCTCGCCAGCGCCGACCGCATCGTCGCGGCTTCGCCGAACTACCTGCACACCAGCGATGTTCTGCAGCAGTTTCAGGACAAGACCCGGGTGATTCCGTATGGCTTGAACAAAGCAGGTTATCCACAGGCCGATAGCGAGCGCATGAACCGTTGGCGCCAACAGCTTGGGGATAAGTTTTTCCTGTTTGTCGGCGTGATGCGTTACTACAAAGGCCTGCACATTCTGCTCGAGGCGCTGAAAGACGTGGATTACCCGGTGGTGATCGTCGGCGCCGGCCCGCTCGAACAGGAACTGCATGCCCAAGCGGCGGCGCTGGGGCTGCGCAATATCCATTTCCTCGGGCGCCTGGGTGATGAAGACAAAGTCGCCTTGCTGCAACTGAGCTACGCCATCGTTTTCCCTTCGCACCTGCGCTCGGAGGCGTTCGGTATTTCGCTGCTTGAAGGCGCGATGTACGGCAAGCCGATGATCTCCAGTGAGATCGGCACTGGCACCAGCTACATCAATATCCACAACGAAACCGGGCTGGTGGTGCCGCCGAGTAATCCCCGGGCGTTTCGCGAGGCAATGCGTACCTTGTGGGAAGATCCGGTGCGCGCTGCTGCGATGGGCGTGAAGGCTGAGGCACGATATCGGCAGTTATTCACCGCCGACGAGATGGGCCGCAAGTGGACAGAGCTGTATCAGGAATTGCTTGAAGAGAAATCCCTGTCCTACGCCTGA
- a CDS encoding glycosyltransferase family 4 protein, with product MRIALNARILQAPRTGIGHYVAELVNALRCETDVEVSLFHGWGWSSALPEAAMPGYSRLTPLLRQIPGAYQARRWLEQKRFDQGSTQGIDLYHEPSLWPLAFNGPTVITLHDLTHLHFPETQPPARLKEIERRLASGVQQARLILTDSQAIADEAQDYFGLPAERFVVAPLGVAERFHPREPHAIDAVLKAHAVGFREYFLCVGTLEPRKNLCLALRAHALLPEAVRQRFPLLIVGMAGWEREQFSEPLRQALASGHVCLLGYLPDEQVAQLLAGARALIFPSLYEGFGLPVLEAMASGTPVVITRSSAMPEVAGAAGNYIEADDADGLRDAMSRLIDDQAHWQACREAGLQQARLFSWERCAQATAGAYRQAMGG from the coding sequence ATGCGCATTGCCCTTAACGCCCGGATTCTGCAAGCACCGCGCACCGGCATCGGCCACTACGTCGCGGAGCTGGTCAACGCTTTGCGCTGCGAAACCGATGTCGAGGTCAGCTTGTTCCATGGCTGGGGCTGGAGTTCGGCATTGCCGGAAGCGGCCATGCCCGGTTACTCGCGCCTGACGCCACTGCTGCGGCAAATCCCCGGGGCTTATCAGGCCCGGCGCTGGCTGGAGCAGAAACGTTTCGATCAGGGCAGCACGCAAGGTATCGACCTGTACCACGAGCCGAGCCTGTGGCCGCTGGCGTTCAACGGCCCGACCGTGATCACCCTGCACGACCTCACGCACCTGCATTTTCCCGAAACCCAGCCGCCGGCGCGGCTCAAGGAAATCGAGCGGCGCCTGGCCTCTGGCGTACAGCAGGCGCGGCTGATCCTGACCGACTCTCAGGCGATTGCCGACGAAGCCCAGGACTATTTTGGTCTGCCCGCCGAGCGCTTTGTCGTAGCGCCATTGGGCGTGGCCGAACGTTTCCATCCGCGCGAACCGCACGCCATCGACGCAGTACTCAAAGCGCATGCCGTGGGCTTTCGAGAATACTTTCTGTGTGTCGGCACCCTCGAGCCGCGCAAGAATCTCTGTCTGGCCCTGCGTGCGCACGCCCTGTTACCGGAAGCCGTGCGCCAGCGCTTTCCGTTGCTGATCGTCGGCATGGCGGGCTGGGAGCGCGAACAGTTCAGCGAACCGCTGCGCCAAGCCTTGGCGAGCGGGCATGTGTGTCTGCTCGGTTATCTGCCGGATGAACAAGTGGCACAACTGCTGGCCGGCGCCCGCGCGCTGATTTTTCCCTCGCTGTATGAAGGTTTTGGATTGCCGGTACTCGAGGCGATGGCCAGTGGCACACCGGTAGTCATCACCCGTTCCTCGGCGATGCCGGAAGTGGCGGGGGCTGCCGGCAACTATATTGAAGCTGACGATGCAGACGGCTTGCGTGATGCAATGAGCCGGTTGATCGACGATCAAGCACATTGGCAGGCATGCCGAGAAGCCGGATTGCAGCAGGCACGGCTTTTTTCCTGGGAGCGTTGTGCACAGGCCACGGCCGGTGCCTACCGCCAGGCCATGGGAGGTTGA